The following proteins come from a genomic window of Lycium ferocissimum isolate CSIRO_LF1 chromosome 4, AGI_CSIRO_Lferr_CH_V1, whole genome shotgun sequence:
- the LOC132053221 gene encoding uncharacterized protein LOC132053221 isoform X2: MCRVELCTILRRAKGDVVPDSISFGFGKSLNFLCSRNETIHPSTRGYYHPVFLQGLLSDEGKNLCCLNKFVDLLPHLGKADVWTKPKPSEAKEFLGRLHKAKVFNMTKYEKGVLRRRLNTT, from the exons ATGTGCCGTGTTGAGTTGTGTACAATCTTGCGACGAGCGAAGGGAGATGTTGTTCCAGATTCTATTTCTTTTGGCTTTGGCAAATCCTTAAATTTCCTTTGTTCTCGAAATGAGACAATTCATCCATCAACAAGAG GATATTACCACCCCGTTTTTCTACAAGGTCTACTTTCAGATGAGGGCAAGAATTTATGTTGCTTAAACAAGTTTGTTGATCTCCTGCCACATCTTGGAAAG GCAGATGTTTGGACCAAACCCAAACCAAGTGAGGCAAAAGAGTTTTTGGGGCGTTTACACAAAGCTAAAGTATTTAACATGACCAAGTACGAGAAAG GTGTGCTCAGAAGAAGACTAAACACAACATGA
- the LOC132053221 gene encoding uncharacterized protein LOC132053221 isoform X1 — protein MCRVELCTILRRAKGDVVPDSISFGFGKSLNFLCSRNETIHPSTRGYYHPVFLQGLLSDEGKNLCCLNKFVDLLPHLGKADVWTKPKPSEAKEFLGRLHKAKVFNMTKYEKGNSTVEFKFGQKREHGYVVHS, from the exons ATGTGCCGTGTTGAGTTGTGTACAATCTTGCGACGAGCGAAGGGAGATGTTGTTCCAGATTCTATTTCTTTTGGCTTTGGCAAATCCTTAAATTTCCTTTGTTCTCGAAATGAGACAATTCATCCATCAACAAGAG GATATTACCACCCCGTTTTTCTACAAGGTCTACTTTCAGATGAGGGCAAGAATTTATGTTGCTTAAACAAGTTTGTTGATCTCCTGCCACATCTTGGAAAG GCAGATGTTTGGACCAAACCCAAACCAAGTGAGGCAAAAGAGTTTTTGGGGCGTTTACACAAAGCTAAAGTATTTAACATGACCAAGTACGAGAAAGGTAATTCAACAGTAGAATTTAAATTTGGACAGAAAAGAGAACATGGATATGTTGTACATTCTTAA
- the LOC132053224 gene encoding zinc finger protein CONSTANS-like: MNKMNCELCGKNRARMYCESDQANLCWDCDSKVHSANFLVAKHSRNLLCHSCQSPTPWSACGPKLSPTLSVCNSCLETSCQVKNGERVEENYQTETDNDNDDDDDDDEEEEEESDSDEDEDEDDGNQVVPLSSSSSPLPARSVSSSGSYGGDGGAMEAVCSSPWKRPRESDCLHSEDEETCSSSLNCHNLLEDNKETSSSIGFLRPRKMLRTNEFCE; encoded by the exons atgAACAAAATGAATTGTGAGTTATGTGGAAAAAACAGAGCAAGAATGTATTGTGAATCAGATCAAGCTAACCTTTGTTGGGATTGTGATTCCAAAGTCCACTCAGCTAATTTCCTGGTAGCTAAACATTCAAGAAATCTGCTTTGTCATTCTTGTCAAAGCCCAACTCCATGGTCCGCTTGTGGCCCAAAACTTTCACCAACTCTCTCCGTTTGCAATTCTTGTCTCGAAActtcgtgtcaagtcaaaaaCGGAGAAAGAGTTGAAGAAAATTATCAAACGGAAactgataatgataacgatgacgatgatgatgatgatgaggaggaggaggaggaatcTGATAGTgatgaggatgaagatgaagatgatggGAATCAAGTTGTTCCtttatcatcttcttcttctccgtTGCCGGCACGGTCGGTTAGTTCTTCCGGTAGTTATGGCGGAGACGGTGGTGCTATGGAAGCGGTTTGTTCTTCTCCGTGGAAGCGACCGAGGGAAAGTGATTGCCTCCATTCTGAG GATGAAGAGACATGTTCCTCGAGTTTGAACTGCCACAATTTGTTGGAAGATAACAAGGAAACATCATCTTCAATAGGATTCTTGAGACCAAGGAAGATGCTTCGAACAAATGAATTTTGCGAGTAG